CGGAAGCGGAATAGTTCTATTCGGATTAAACCGTATTAACAGCGCATTCGGGAAAAAGCTTAAATCTTTTGGAGGCAGCGCTCAGGTTTATGTTGTAAAAAACGGCACTCCGGAGAAGAATCTTGAAAAACTTATAGATATGCTGGGAGGAATTGAGTCTATAATTTCCCCTGATGATATAGTTGTGCTTAAACCAAACTGCCAGTGGTGGAACCAGGGAACTACAAATATTTCTGTGATGAAAAAACTGATTGAGATGGTGCTTGATATTTCAGGATTCAACGGAGAAGTAATCGTTGCAGAAAATCATCAAAAACCAACACCGTATTCAAGGGGCTGGATTAAAGACAATAAAATTAACGGCGATCCTGAGGCTAATAATATGGGTGAGTTAATAGAGCTGTTTCAGGGAAGAGGATATTCCAATGTAACAAAGTACCACTGGCTCAATACGGAGAACGGCGGAAAAATTGTTTCAGGGCCTTCAGAGGGAGACGGTTATGTCATGACCGGCCCTGAGTACGAATATGAAGGAAGAAAGACATTAATGACTTATCCTGTTTTTACTTCGTCATACAGCGGAATAACTATTGATCTTAAAAACGGTGCATGGCAGAATGGGAGTTACATTAACAGAAAAGTCAAGCTTATTAATATGGCAGGGCTGAATCATCATTTTTTCGGGGTCACGAGTTCTGTAAAAAATATAATGGGAATTGTGGAACTTCCGGGTAATGATACAGGATGGCTTGTTGATAAGGAATATTATAATTTTCATGGAATAATTTATGAAGATGCGAACAATATTGATGTCAGGGCAATGGGAGGCGCTCTCGGTACTTTTATGAGGGAAACCCGGAAACCGGATTTGAATATTGTCACTGCTGAATGGGTAGGCTGGGGCTCCAGAATAGTGCCTGAGCAGGCTGTACAAGTCCATACCCTACTTGGGGGAGTTGACCCTGTTGCTCTGGACTACTGGGGGGCAAAGTACGTGCTTTGGCCGAATACACCTGAGGATTTTGATCACTATTCTTATCACGATCCTGACAGAACAGACAGGCCTTTCAGGCAGTATCTTGAAGAGTGTGCAAAAGAGAGCGGCGGAATAATTGATGAGAAGTATATACAGAGACATGTGTATGATTTTGAACAGTCATTTATAGATGAGCAG
This genomic window from bacterium contains:
- a CDS encoding DUF362 domain-containing protein is translated as MCSAGLSKKKITRRDFIKKTISGSGIVLFGLNRINSAFGKKLKSFGGSAQVYVVKNGTPEKNLEKLIDMLGGIESIISPDDIVVLKPNCQWWNQGTTNISVMKKLIEMVLDISGFNGEVIVAENHQKPTPYSRGWIKDNKINGDPEANNMGELIELFQGRGYSNVTKYHWLNTENGGKIVSGPSEGDGYVMTGPEYEYEGRKTLMTYPVFTSSYSGITIDLKNGAWQNGSYINRKVKLINMAGLNHHFFGVTSSVKNIMGIVELPGNDTGWLVDKEYYNFHGIIYEDANNIDVRAMGGALGTFMRETRKPDLNIVTAEWVGWGSRIVPEQAVQVHTLLGGVDPVALDYWGAKYVLWPNTPEDFDHYSYHDPDRTDRPFRQYLEECAKESGGIIDEKYIQRHVYDFEQSFIDEQRYTTGSYEFSIGQNYPNPFSNKTTIPFNIKNAGVVSLIIYNIRGREVKRLINKKNFSYGDYLVEWDGRDEYGRKAAPGGYLCRIISGRKKYTIKIFRTKF